The Pseudodesulfovibrio cashew genomic sequence TGGACATGCTCCCCTACTACGACAAGGTCGTGGTCCTGAAGGCGGGCAAAATCGTTGAACAGGGCCCGTACCAGGAGCTGCTCGACAGGAAGGGAGCCCTGTACACTCTGGTTCACGGCAAAGAAGATTAATCTTTTTAGCTACGACGCACCCAGCCGATACATTGTTTTTCCAGTGTATCGGCTGTTTTTTTGCCAATGAGCAAAATTTTCGTCACGAAATAAAGAAAATAAACGCAGGATTTCCACTTTACATGGGTAAATTTTGCATGTAGGCCAACTTTACCCAAATCGGGACTCTCTCTCATAGGGCTTCGGCCCCGGAGCTGGTCTCCGGGGCCGGAGACCAGTGAAAGCTCCATCAATTCCCCCCTTTTTTTTAGATCACGCCGCAGGATTTTGAGCCTGGCGGACCCTTTTTTTTGGCATGTGCGCCTAAATCCGGCTCTCTGCTGGAGTGAGGTGGCTGCCCTTTTTGCGATTAAGAAGAGATAAGGAAGCCGCCTGTCGGCGGCGATTGATGTTGAAAGGGTTTCGGCCCTTTCGGGCCGACCTTCTTTTGGGCTAGCGCGTCCAAAAGAAGGCAAAAGACGCGCTTTTTGGTGCTGCAGCGCGATCACGGGCCTAAGAGCCGCTAACACGGCTTCCGCTGCCCGAAATGCGAAAGCCTGCGGGCAGGCGCGCTTCGGGCTGCACTACAGCCGTGTGCAAGCGGCTCTAAGCCCCGAGCTCGATGACCGGTCGTTGCCTGGTTGATTGGTAGCTTACCGGATGGTGTTATTTATCTTCTCCCGCCAAGTCGAGCTAGCACCCAGCTATGCGATAGGGGCAACTCATCCTCGCCCATCAAATCGAGCGACCCCGCTGTGATGAATCAAAAAGAAGCCATTCGGCGCTTCGACTTCCTCATCGGAGGTCCGCAGTCAGCCCCTTGCTCACGGGCCTAGAAGCTCACCAAGCCGGGCGGCGGCTTTTGTCCCGGAATCCGCACGGGGTCGGACGGCCTCCGAACAGTAAAGTTGGCAGAGCGTCCCACTCAACGAAGTCCGGAGCCGACCGGGTTGGATGAGATTCTTGCCCGAGAGCATCGGGGCGGGGATGACGCTCCAAGCGCCTTTTCTTTCGTCCATTTCTTTTGGTGCAGCAAAAGAAATGGACCCCGCCGGGAGGGCATGGAGGGCTTTTGGGGCGCAGCCCCAAACCCGGCTCTCGCGCGCTGCAAGCGCGATTCCCGGAGGGGGAGGAGCGGAACGCTCCAACACCGGCTCTTCCCGCGCCACAGGCGCGAACCCGGAAGCGAGGGGGCAGGCCCCAACGCTGGCTCTTACCAACCTACGGCAACAAAGCCTTCTCCACCGCCTCGCGAATCTTGTCGCCTTCCCCTTCATACACGGCACGCTCCTCCACGGGCGTGGGAGCCGTCACCTCGGGCCAAACCCCGGGCTGGGGTTCGCTGCCCTTGAGCGCCTCTGCGGACGGCTCCACATCGACCATGACCGGGGTCCTGCGAATGTCCACCTCCGGAACCGGAGCGGAAAACTCGATGGGGATATTGTTGGGATCGAAGGTGTAGATGGAATGGATGAACCCGTGGTCCACCACCTCCGAACACCAGAAGTCTGCGGCCTCAAGCTTGTCCTTGAGTTCCCAGAGATCCTCCTCGCCAGCCACCTCGAAAGAGATATGATCGAAGGCGGCCTTGCCCTTGACAGGAAAGCCGTGGTCCTTTTCGTCCAGGGGCTCCACGCCCGGCCACTCGAAAAAGGCGATCATGTCGTGCCCGGTGATTTCAAAGAAGTAGTGGCGGTAGCCGGGATGCCCCAGGCCGGTTACCAGGCGCATGCCGAGGAGGTCGCGCCAGAAGCGGATGGTCCCGTCCATGTCGCCGGTGACCATGGCCAGATGGTTGATGCCGGTGTATTCGACCACGGGAAACCTCCTGTTATTCCTTTTGTGCCGATGCCCACCCTTCTTCCAGGGCGCGCTCGCGCTGGCGGTTGGCGCGACGCTGCTCGGCCTCGCGATGCCGCCGCCGGGCGGTGTCGGTGTCCAGTTTGAGCGGGGCCACCGGGGTGGGCTTGCCTTCGTCACTCAGGGCCACGAAGGTCAGGTAGGCCGAGTTGGTGTGGCGCACCTCTCCGGTGCGCAGGTTTTCTGCCTCCACGCGCACGCCGATCTCCATGGAGGAGCGGCCCACGTGGTTCAGTGACGCCTTGAAAATGAGCAGCTCCCCCATGTAGGCGGGCTGCCTGAACGACATGCGATCAATGGACGCGGTGACCACGTTGCCGCGCGAGTGACGCTTGGCCACCACTCCGGCGGTGGTGTCGATATGCTTGAGGATAACACCGCCGTGCAGGTTGCCCGCAGGGTTGGCATCCTGGGGCAGAACCAAGTGTGTCATGATCACTTCCGTATCTTTGGCGGATTTGGGTTCCACTTCATTCTCCCTTGTGTTTTCCGTATTCGACCCGCGCCTCCCAGACCAGCTTGCCGACCTTTCTGCCAAGGTCGGCCTGGCGGGCGCGGATAAGCGCTTCGGAGGCCTCCTGATTGCCCTGCTGCTTGAGCAGAGTGGCGGACTCCAGATCACGCAGGTGCTTCTCGCACTCGTGGATCAGCCCGGACAGGTTCAGGGTCTCCAATTCCTTGGGCACGCGCACGGAGCGTACTTTCCTGCTCATGAACAACCTCCCGCTGTTTTCATACCGTCATACCATTCTGATGACAGAGCGTGCCCCACCGGTCAAGCTGTTCCGTGCCACGCGCGCCGGGCCCTCCCGGCGCGGCCCCCCTTTACCGACCCGCACATCGCATCGTCAACTCGCGAACCATACGCTTCCCTCACCGGAGACTACGCCATTTGACTTGACACGCGCCCTCGCCTTCCGTAGTCATACATCAATATATCTTTATATTGAGATTCATTGATACAGCAGAAGCCAAGGAGGTTGCGAACATGCGCATTCCCGATTTGATCCGTGGCCTGGACAGGCCCTTCGTTTCCGTCGAACTGTTGCCGCCCCGGCGGGAGACCGAGCAGTCAGGGTTTCTGGCGGCGGTGGAGAAGATGAAAGCCATGAAGCCGCTCTTTGCGGCCGTGACCTGCGGGGCGGGCGGGTCCGGCTCCGTGGGCACGCTGCAGACCTCGCGAAATCTGGCGGAAGGGCACGGACTCACGGTCATGCCGCATATAACCTGCGTACACTCCAGGCAGGAGACCCTGGCCGATCAGCTCGACGCCATCCGGACCTGCGGCATCCGCAACGTGCTGGCCGTGCGCGGCGACTTCCCGGCTGGCATGGACTCCGGCCCACGCGGGCTAATGCACGCCTCCGACCTGGTGGCGCGCATAGCCGCGCTGGCCCCGGACCTGGCCGTGGGCGTGGCCGCCTATCCGGATGGACACCCGGAGTCGCGCTCCATCCGCGAGGACATCGGCTTTCTCAAGTTCAAGCTCGACGAGGGGGCGTCCTTCGGCGTCACCCAGCTTTTCTTCGACAACCGGCGCTACTTCGACATGCTCGACAGGCTGGCCGCAGTGGGCTGCGACAAGCCGGTCATCCCATCGGTGCTGCCCATCCGCAGCCTGGGCCAGATAAAACGGGTCATGGAGCTGTGCGACGCCCCGGTGCCGGGCAATATCCTGTCGGGTATCGAAAGCGCCCACGCCAAGGGGGGCGACGAAGCGGTCCGCGAGTACGGCATATCCCTGGCTGCGACGCAGATCAGCTCACTCCTGGAAAACGGCGCGCCGGGCGTGCACCTCTATCCCTTCAACCGGGCGGAGATGTGCGTTGAGGTCATGCGCCGGGCCGGACTGACGGCGTAGGAGTCGTGAGAGAAAGCGCGTCGCCGCGCCGCAGGCAAGAGACAGTGGCTACCAGACCGCGTCGGCCAGTGAGCCCTGCATTTCGTAGGGAAAGGTCCGCTGGCCGATGGTCATCTCGCCCTTGAGATCGAAACGGGTGCGGAAGAGGTTGCCGCGATGCAGGACGCCAGTTCCCGCAGCCTTGTACGCCAGGGGCTTGCCCATGCTGAAATCGCGGACCGTCATGTCCCTGCCGTGAATCTCGGCGGTGAACGCGAGGTCCTCCACGCTCTTGCCGTCGGGCAGCAGCAACTGCTGGGAGCGAACGTCGATCCAGCCGTTTTTCGGCAGCACCGCGCCCGCCGGCAGGAAGAGGTTTCCGGCCACGCGCAGCACGCCCCTGACGTCTGCTCCGCCCAGGAGCGTCGTCAGGTTCACGTCGCCTTCGAACTCGAAGGCCCCGCTCTGGAAGAGATTGAGCTCACACTGTGGCCCGCCGGTGTCCAGCCGGACATGGGCCACGGGAGAGAAGCCCACATTGACGTACGCCTGTTGAAATCGGAGGCTGCCCGGAGTGTTCGCCACGGAGATACGCAAACCGCGCACCCTGAAGCCGAAGGGACCGTCGCGGTCGATGGCGTCCCACTTGAGCCCCACCGACGGCAGTCTCTCGTCCAGAGAGGCCAGGGCAGAGGCCCAGATCTTGTTCCACGGCGTGAACAGGGCCGCTCCGATGAGGAACCCGAGCAGGACCAGGAAGAAGCGGGCCAGGATGCGGCCGGGCAGGGAAGAGGATTTCTGGTACGGGGATGCCACGGACTACCTCGCCAGAACGAAATGGGCGTCCGCCAGGCGCGGGTCGTCCGGGTTGCGGGTCAACGTGCAGCCCGGCGTTTGCAGGCTCGCCCGGTCGCGTAAATCGCGGAGAAAATCCATGAGCCGGTTGAGCGGCAACCCCTTGAAGGTCACCTGGGCGGCGTCGAGGCCCTCATCCAGCTGCGTTGCCCGGAAGGAGGTCAGTTGCTCCTCGATACCCAGGCCGTCGATGATGGCCCAGACCGCTTCGCTCACCGGCTTGTCAACCAGATCCCCCTGCTTGGCGCGCAGGGCGCGGACCTCTTCCACAATGGGCACCACCCGACCGTACTGTTCCCTGGCCTCAACGATGCGCTGCTCCAGGGAACCGGAAAAAAGCTTCAGCCCAACGGACACGGCAAAAGTCGCCACCACCGTGCCGACCAGCGCCAACCGGAACAGCCGCTCCTGCGAGGCCGCAGGCCAGGAAAGCCAGAAATACTTCGGTTCGCCGTGCATCACTTGGGCTCCACGATCAGACTGAAAATGATTCCGCCGAACACGTCCTCCCGCTTCTCCAGGGAAAACAGGAACTGCTCGTCATCGGTCAGGTCGTTGATGTACGAGTCGAAACGGTCGACGTTGGGGCCGAAGAAGCCGCGCACGCGGCCCCGCTTGCCCTCCAGGGCGATGCCCTCGATGCGCAGGCTCTCAACCGCCGGGCGGCTCAACGCGGCGAGCACGCCCACCGGGTCCAGCCCGATGCGGTACGTGGCCGCCAGCTTGCCCTGCTCGAACTGCAACCGGCCAAAGGGCGAGCTGCCGATATCCGGCCCGAGGACCGAGGCATACAGCTTGTCGGTCTCGCCCAGGATCTCGTTGAGCTGCGCCTTGTTGTAATGGTAGCGCAACGCCTGGCCCGCCAAAAACAGTCCGCAGATGATCACCACCCACACAAGGTTGCGCACGAACCGCTTCGACGCGGAGATTCTCGCCCTGTCCGTCATTCCGCCCAAATACGTCATTCCACCGGTCTCATCAAGGACGGCGACGCCCTTTGTCGAAAAGGGAGGCAGTGGACGGCCCGATCGTTTGCCTATATCGTAATACGTTGTGACCGGAACGGCTCCGGGACCGTATATCTCAAGAACAGGAAGGAGGTTTCATGAAACCCTGGAAGAAACTTATCGTGATCGGCTGCATCCTCGCCCTGATGCTCCCGGCCTTCGGCTGCTCGGATGAGGGCACTGCGGAAAAGGCGGGCAAGAAAATAGACCAGGCGGTCGACGACGCCAAGGATTCGGCAAAGAAGATGTTTGAATAGAGCCTGCATGAAAAAACGGAGCATCCGGTTTCCGGATGCTCCGCAAGGCAAGACACAAGCCGTCGGGCTTCTGAGAAAGGTTCGGGTGCGAGGCGCAAAATGGTTTTGCGAGGCGGCAGCCGAATCTTTGTCAGCAGCCTGAGAGGGCGCCCGATTGGCGGGCGCCCTCTTACTTTTGATATCCCTAACAATTTATCCCGACGGACCAGGATTACATTACCCGGCAGCCGTCCTCGGTTACCAGGACCTGATATTCCCAGCGGATACCGCCCCAGCTCGCGTCGTAGAGGCCCGGCTCCACGGTGACGACCATGCCCGCCGCCAGCTCGCCGGGGTAGGCCCTGGACAGGCTCGGCGCCTCATGGGTTTCCAGGCCGACCCCATGCCCCAGGCCGTGGGTGAACAGGTGCTCCACGCCCGCCTTCTCGAAGACCGAATAGGCTGCCTTGTAGGCCTCGATGCAAGACAGGCCGGGGCGGATCACATCGATGGCCGCCTGCTGTGCAGCCAGGACCAGCTCCTTGGTCTCCTTGAAGCGATCCGAGGGCTTGTCGCCCACCCAGAAGGTCCGGGTCTGATCGGAATTATACTCCTCCAGACGGCACCCTGTGTCGATGAGCACCATCTCGTTGTCCAGCACCTTGTCCGAACCGGGGATGGCGTGCGGCAGGGCCGCGTTGGGA encodes the following:
- a CDS encoding VOC family protein: MVEYTGINHLAMVTGDMDGTIRFWRDLLGMRLVTGLGHPGYRHYFFEITGHDMIAFFEWPGVEPLDEKDHGFPVKGKAAFDHISFEVAGEEDLWELKDKLEAADFWCSEVVDHGFIHSIYTFDPNNIPIEFSAPVPEVDIRRTPVMVDVEPSAEALKGSEPQPGVWPEVTAPTPVEERAVYEGEGDKIREAVEKALLP
- a CDS encoding acyl-CoA thioesterase, whose protein sequence is MEPKSAKDTEVIMTHLVLPQDANPAGNLHGGVILKHIDTTAGVVAKRHSRGNVVTASIDRMSFRQPAYMGELLIFKASLNHVGRSSMEIGVRVEAENLRTGEVRHTNSAYLTFVALSDEGKPTPVAPLKLDTDTARRRHREAEQRRANRQRERALEEGWASAQKE
- a CDS encoding methylenetetrahydrofolate reductase, which translates into the protein MRIPDLIRGLDRPFVSVELLPPRRETEQSGFLAAVEKMKAMKPLFAAVTCGAGGSGSVGTLQTSRNLAEGHGLTVMPHITCVHSRQETLADQLDAIRTCGIRNVLAVRGDFPAGMDSGPRGLMHASDLVARIAALAPDLAVGVAAYPDGHPESRSIREDIGFLKFKLDEGASFGVTQLFFDNRRYFDMLDRLAAVGCDKPVIPSVLPIRSLGQIKRVMELCDAPVPGNILSGIESAHAKGGDEAVREYGISLAATQISSLLENGAPGVHLYPFNRAEMCVEVMRRAGLTA
- a CDS encoding type II secretion system protein M, with translation MHGEPKYFWLSWPAASQERLFRLALVGTVVATFAVSVGLKLFSGSLEQRIVEAREQYGRVVPIVEEVRALRAKQGDLVDKPVSEAVWAIIDGLGIEEQLTSFRATQLDEGLDAAQVTFKGLPLNRLMDFLRDLRDRASLQTPGCTLTRNPDDPRLADAHFVLAR
- a CDS encoding transport-associated protein gives rise to the protein MKPWKKLIVIGCILALMLPAFGCSDEGTAEKAGKKIDQAVDDAKDSAKKMFE